AGGTACGTAGCTTAAGCACCGGTCCCCCGCCGTTAATCGCACCCTGTAACCTGTTTTCGCGTATTTTGCCCTGCACAATGATGGGAACATCAGTGGATACATGACCGCCGCTTGCCTGAGCCTCCACATCAATGGCAATATCCTCAACAAGGTAGGCAGTCACGCTTCCCCCTGATGTCTCCAGCGAGCAACCCTCTTCAGGTTGGCGAGAAATATACGTTTTGATAGAGCCACCGAATGTCTTCGCGTTGATGCTCCCCATCACCTCTTCAACCGTAATGCCACCGCCAGAAGTTTTCGCATTGACACCGCCTGCCCTATCAATGCGAATCGATCCGCCGGTAGTTACGGCTTCTACCGCTCCTCCCACGCTTCCAATCGTGATCCCGCCGCCGGAGGTCTTGGCATTGACACTGCCAGTCGCCTCATCAATGCGAATCGATCCACCGGAGGTTATGGCTTCTATCGCTCCCTCCACACTTCCAATCGTGATCCCGCCGCCGGAGGTCTTGAGGTCAACATCGCCTTCCGTTCCTTCTAATTTAATGTTGCCGCCCGTAGTCTGCCCCCAAACGGGCCCTTTGATGCTTCCGATTTGGAGATTGCCGCCCGCCGTTTGGCTGCGGACCTCACCTTCCAGATCTCCAATGGAAATGCCCGCCCCTAAAGTTTTCAAATCAACGTTGTACCGTTGCGGCACGGTAATCAAGAATTTAATCCGCAATCGATTTCTTTCCCGATTCCATCGCCGGCGATTCTCCTGATCGTACTCCGCTCTGATTGTAACTCCATCGTCACTATGGTCAAAGGTGATTGCGAGATCCTCAAGGACCTCTTCAACGCTCCATTTGCCACCTCTTTTGACCTTCCTTTCAATCTCTACATCAACAAAGTCGCGGTCTGCCGTGCGAACCTCGATTGAACCTCTTTCTGCATCAATCGTCAAACGTCCACCGGAAGCGACTTGAAACGACCTCTCAATGTTATTTTCAACAGCAGCATCAGCAATAGCTAGTCCTGCAAATAGTACGCTTTGTAAAATCAGCATGATTTGAAATTTACCAAATCCCATCCACATGATAACCTCCCTAAATTGCTAGTAGTGGGTACTGTACGTATCATAGGTATCCGAACCTACAATCAATCCCGTCTTCTCGTTTTCATGCTTCAAGGTTCCTGCCGTTTCAAACGAATCGACCCATTCGTGCTCCGCAATTTAACAACCGCCTCACCACCCTCGCCAATTTCGCCTTTGAGTTGACTGCTGATCTTCCCAATAACAGGGATAGGGAAATCAGAATGCACCCGTCCTCGTCTCGCTTCGGCATCGAGCTGCCCAGCAAAATCCGCGGGAAGCGTTACATCGATGGAGCCGTTGGTCGTCAGCGCAGCCATAGAACCAATACAACGGTGCACCTCCACCCCTATCGTGCCGTTGGTCGTCGAAAACTCCGCATCGTCGGTCAGCAAACCGATCTCGGCTTTAATTGACGTATTGGTCGTACGCGCATGAATCGGACCTGTATCGCCCTCCAATTCTATGATACCATTAACAGTGGTCGCATCAATCGCTCCGCTGATCCCGCTAATCTCAATCTGACTGTTGACGGTCCGGAGATTCACATCAACCTCCCGCGGCGTTTCAATCGCATAATGTACAGCGAGGCTGACACCTTGGGGGGGAGGCGGGTGTTCGGTGAAAATCCGAAGCTCATTCCCGATCTGTTCTGCGCAGACTTCGACCTGTTCGGCAAATTCCGCTGCGACAGCCCTTCTCCCACGAACCTCCTTCCACGCACGCACAGCAACCTCATCTCGGTCTGAGCCTTCGAGCGTGATCCGCCCGTTGGCGGTTTGTGCGTCAATCTTGGTGATGCCCGTGCCCTCAAATATGTCCAGCTGCTGCTTGCCTCTCCGTTTTTCATCGTCTTCGTCGGCGATGTCAGCAATATCGGAGACGGAATCAACAGTTTCAGAAACAGATGACTTCACCTGATCAACCACCTCGTCGACAACTTTTTTCACATCCGGCAGTTTCACCGATTTAATTGCATTACTCACCTCAACTTCAATCTCCCGCCCAACATCCTGAAACATTTCCGTCATCTCTTGCACAAAGTCCTTCTCCTGCTTAGGTTTTTCATCTTCAGTATCAGTCTCTTCTTCGGGCGCATCAGCCTCGTCAAGGGCACGTAACAACATCTCTGCCTCCTCCGCACTGATCTTCCCCTCCGCAAGCATTTTAAGCACTTCAAGTCTATCTTGACGCATTGCTACCTCCTCCTTTCGTCATCTGACTGTTGATTAAACCGATTGCTCAATGGTTCTATCCACTTCGTGGGTATCTTCCGAAGCCACAACCCCATGGCAACGGAGGTCAATCCGTCCGTGATGGTTGGTTACCTGAAGGTTTGCCCCATTTTCGCTAAGGGACGCTGTAAACTGTTGACCGCGTTTCCCCTTCGTTAGATCTCCCTCAAACTCTGAGGAGATACTCCCACGATGGGTTGACGCCTGAATCGACGCAAAGGCATCCGCGGGTGCGATAAGGTCCACTTTTGCATGACGCCCCTTGATGACGCAATCCCCGCTTAAAGGTGACACTACATCGAGATGGGTGTCTGCATGCTTCCCGTCAATGTGGAATGTGTCACGTACCCCCTTAAGTGCAATTCGTCCGTGGTTCTTATCCACCAAGATGACGCCACCCACCGAGTGGACAACAGCATCTCCATGCCGATGTTTCAGTGTGAGATCCCCTCCGAGCTCATCGAGTTCAAGGTTTCCGTGCCTATAGTCACCTTCAAAGCTACCACCGACTTTACCAAGTTCGGCATTCCCATGACCACCGTTAAAGCACACATTCCCTTGAATCGAATCCGCTTCGACGTTTCCATGGTGCGCATCTAAGTTCAGATCTCCACCAATTGCACCGAGAGAGACATTGCCATGTCGGTTGCCAATCGAAGTTGTCCCACGCGAATCGTGTACAGACACATTACCGTGCCGATTATCAAGTTCCAAATTCGTCTGCTGCGGGACAGCTAACCAATAATCAACACGGGCGCGTGAACCACTGTTCCGCCACAACTCCCACTCTTCCGGATAGTTTGTCGTAATCAAAGCCCGCGTCGCCCGGCCTGAAGCATCTTTGTCAGGCTCAATTCGGATCTCAATCTCTGAAGCGATCTCTTTCGCGGTCTCCTCATCCTTCGCCCACACACTGATCTGATAGTCGATTTGGAGGCTGTTTCTCGCCCATGATCTTACTTCAATATCGCCGTGTCGGTTATCGATTTCCAAGTCAAACTTTTCACCTGTTTCAAGCTGTACCTGGGCTCTCGGTTCTTCGTAACAGGCTCTGTGGTTCCTATCACGATGACGACGCGCTCCACGCTTTCTATCTCTAGCCGATTTTCTCAACACCCGGCTAAAATCACGCGAAGGCCCACCCTGATCTTTCAGCGATTCGGAACCAGCTTTTAATAGCTCAACAAAACTCTCTCGCTCGCCTTCAGACGGTGACTGTTCCTCAGAAACTTGCTGGGACTCATCAGGTGCGTCAAGGGTTCGCAGGAGCGATTCCGCCTCCTCAGCGGTAATTTTGCCTTCAGCCACCATTTTGAGAATGCTCATTCTTTCCCCGTTCATCGTTATTTCCCCCTTAATTGATTGATTAATTCCGTGGCCTCCGCTGCGGAGATCTCCCCTTGGTTCAGTTGCCTGAGGATCGCGCGTCGTTTGTCCGCCAACTCATCCGAATCAGGCGATTCCGCATCCACCTCATACCCAAGTTCCTTGATGACAGCGTTCAACCGGCTACGAACGGTCGGGTAGGAGA
The nucleotide sequence above comes from Candidatus Poribacteria bacterium. Encoded proteins:
- a CDS encoding DUF4097 family beta strand repeat protein, with protein sequence MGFGKFQIMLILQSVLFAGLAIADAAVENNIERSFQVASGGRLTIDAERGSIEVRTADRDFVDVEIERKVKRGGKWSVEEVLEDLAITFDHSDDGVTIRAEYDQENRRRWNRERNRLRIKFLITVPQRYNVDLKTLGAGISIGDLEGEVRSQTAGGNLQIGSIKGPVWGQTTGGNIKLEGTEGDVDLKTSGGGITIGSVEGAIEAITSGGSIRIDEATGSVNAKTSGGGITIGSVGGAVEAVTTGGSIRIDRAGGVNAKTSGGGITVEEVMGSINAKTFGGSIKTYISRQPEEGCSLETSGGSVTAYLVEDIAIDVEAQASGGHVSTDVPIIVQGKIRENRLQGAINGGGPVLKLRTFGGNIRLHPKPIVESRRENEKTR